In one Misgurnus anguillicaudatus chromosome 1, ASM2758022v2, whole genome shotgun sequence genomic region, the following are encoded:
- the LOC129431624 gene encoding CD5 antigen-like has protein sequence MSDIRLVNGANGCSGRVEVLYNNQWGTVCDAGWDITDATVVCNSTGCGTPISATTGASFGQGSGPVWLDEVSCSGNEPTVKNCSSNPLGSSSCTHGQDAGVICRDVKLVNGSSQCDGRLQVLYNNRWGAVCYAGWGPEEAAVVCKELGCGQVIQTNSYLAPSNEPIWMNNVTCIGNESTVRDCPFGGWGASNSCKNGLYAGVVCSSIKLVNGDDMCSGRVEILYNNQWGTVCDAGWDLADGAVVCKSIGCGTPIEVKTGAYFGQGLGHVWLDNVNCSGKELSVKNCPSKKLGTSTCGHEQDAGVVCRALKVVNGSSSCDGKLQVLYNNHWGAVCHTGMGREEATVACSEIGCGEVPRLQSFMASNYGPIWMDNVICTGKELTLHDCSFTGWGVSSCVDGHFAGVACISKIIFKINVL, from the exons ATGTCTG ATATTAGACTGGTAAATGGAGCCAATGGGTGTTCTGGAAGAGTGGAGGTTTTATATAATAATCAATGGGGAACCGTCTGCGATGCTGGCTGGGATATAACTGATGCTACAGTGGTGTGTAATAGCACTGGTTGTGGGACTCCTATATCAGCAACAACTGGGGCTTCCTTTGGGCAAGGTTCAGGACCCGTGTGGCTGGATGAAGTGAGTTGTTCTGGGAATGAGCCAACAGTAAAAAACTGTTCATCAAATCCATTGGGATCAAGCAGCTGTACCCATGGACAAGATGCTGGAGTCATTTGTCGAG ATGTAAAGCTGGTGAATGGTTCAAGTCAATGTGATGGCAGACTTCAGGTGCTTTATAATAATCGCTGGGGTGCTGTGTGTTACGCTGGCTGGGGTCCAGAAGAGGCTGCAGTTGTTTGTAAAGAGTTGGGCTGTGGTCAAGTTATTCAAACAAATTCCTATCTGGCTCCATCTAATGAGCCCATATGGATGAATAATGTTACATGTATTGGAAATGAATCAACAGTGCGTGACTGTCCATTTGGTGGATGGGGTGCGAGCAACAGTTGTAAGAATGGACTTTACGCAGGAGTTGTTTGCAGCA GTATTAAACTGGTAAATGGAGATGATATGTGTTCTGGAAGAGTGGAGATTTTATATAATAATCAATGGGGAACCGTCTGTGATGCTGGCTGGGATTTAGCAGATGGTGCAGTGGTGTGTAAGAGCATTGGTTGTGGGACTCCAATAGAAGTAAAGACCGGGGCTTACTTTGGGCAGGGTTTAGGACACGTGTGGCTTGATAATGTGAATTGTTCTGGGAAAGAGCTATCAGTAAAAAATTGTCCATCAAAGAAGTTAGGAACAAGCACCTGTGGTCATGAACAAGATGCTGGAGTCGTCTGTCGTG CTCTAAAGGTGGTAAATGGTTCGAGTTCATGTGATGGCAAACTTCAGGTTCTTTATAATAATCACTGGGGTGCAGTTTGTCACACTGGCATGGGTCGGGAAGAAGCAACAGTTGCATGTAGTGAGATTGGCTGTGGTGAAGTTCCACGGCTACAGTCATTTATGGCTTCAAATTATGGGCCAATATGGATGGATAATGTTATATGTACTGGAAAAGAGTTGACACTGCATGACTGTTCATTTACTGGATGGGGTGTGAGCAGTTGTGTGGATGGACATTTTGCAGGAGTTGCTTGCATCAGTAAgatcatttttaaaattaatgtattaTGA